One window of the Sparus aurata chromosome 17, fSpaAur1.1, whole genome shotgun sequence genome contains the following:
- the ubr5 gene encoding E3 ubiquitin-protein ligase UBR5 isoform X1: protein MTSIHFVVHPLPGTEDQLNDRLREVSEKLNKYSYNSHPHLSLLEQATLKQCVVGPNHAGFLLEDGRVCRISFAVQPDRLELSKPDGSDGSKLSSGSGTGRSSRPGRTSDPPWFLSGSDTLGRLAGNTLGSRWSSGVNGGSGGGGSGGGAGGGGAGGGSSGGGGSGGGGGGGGTSGRSSTAARDSRRQTRVIRTGRDRGSGLLGSQPQPVIPASVIPEELITQAQVVLQGKSRSVIIRELQRTNLDVNLAVNNLLSRDDEDGDDGDDTASESYLPGEDLMSLLDADIHSAHPSVIIDADAMFSEDISYFGYPSFRRSSLSRLGSSRVLLLPLERDSELLRERESVLRLRERRWLDGASFDTERGSTSREGEPSLDKKSIPVQSPVSLGEELQWWPDKDGVKFVSIGAMFSELVAVSSKGELYQWKWSEPEPYRNAQNPSIHHPRVSFLGLANEKITLLSANSIRATVATETNKVATWVDDTLSTVASKLEHSAQAFPELQGERMVSLHCCALYTCAQLENSLYWWGVVPFSQRKKMLEKARAKNKKPKSSAGISSIPNITVGTQVCLRNNPLYHAGAVAFSVSAGIPKVGVLLESVWNMNDSCRFQLRSPESLKNMEKTTKTQEIKTESKPELVKTEMGPPPSPASTCSDTSSIASSASLPYKRRRSTPAPKEEEKVNEEQWPLREVVFVEDVKNVPVGKVLKVDGAYVAVKFPGTSSSMSNQSTAAPTDSDPSSLLQDCRLLRIDELQVVKTGGTPKVPDCFQRTPKKLCIPEKAEILAVNVDSKGVHAVLKTGNWVRYCIFDLATGKAEQENNFPTSNLAFLGQSERNVAIFTAGQESPIILRDGNGTIYPMAKDCMGGIRDPDWLDLPPINSLGMGVHSLANLPSNSTIKKKAAIIIMAVEKQTLMQHVLRCDYEACRQYLVNLEQAFLLDQGSQALGALLDHRCDGNRNILHAAVSVCFPVSNKETKEEEEAERSERNTFAERLSAVEAIANAISVVSSNSSGNRTGSSSSRGLRLREMMRRSLRAAGLGRHESGPSSSDHQDPVSPPIAPPSWVPDPPPMDPDGDIDFILAPAVGSLTTASTGTSQGPSTSTIPGPSTESSVVESKDRKANAHLILKLMCDSVVLRPHLRELLSAKDARGMTPFMLAVSGRAYPAAITVLEAAQKMAKVGDPGIAEKEDADSVFMEMICPSGTNPDDSPLYVLCCNDTCSFTWTGAEHINQDIFECRTCGLLESLCCCTECARVCHKGHDCKLKRTSPTAYCDCWEKCKCKTLIAGQKAARLDLLYRLLTTTNLVTTPNSRGEHILLFLVQTVARQSVEHCQYRPPRIREDRNRKAANAEDSDMPDHDLEPPRFAQLALERVLQDWNALKSMIMFGSQENKDPLSASSRIAHLLPEEQVYLNQQSGTIRLDCFTHCLIVKCAPDITFIDTLLGTLVKELQNKYTPGRREEAVNVTRRFLRSVARVFVILSVEMASSKKKNNFIPQPIGKCRRVFQALLPYAVEELCNVAESLIVPVRMGIARPTAPFTLASTSIDAVQGSEELFSVEPLPPRPSPDQSSSSSQTAASYIIRNPQPRRSSQSQPARGRDEEQDDIVSADVEEVEVVEGVAGEEDHHDDQEEQGEENAEAEGQHDEHDEDGSDMELDLLAAAETESDSESNHSNQDNASGRRSVVTAATAGSEAGSRVSLAFPIFGASSVPAFFSEDDSQSNDSSDSDSSSSQSDDVDQETFLLDEPLERTTSASHANSAAQAPRSMQWAVRNTPSQRATGSAPTSSSTPAASSTGLIYIDPTNLRRSSAISSSAAAAAAALEASNSSSYLTSASSLARAYSIVIRQISDLMSLIPKYNHLVYSQYPAAVKLTYQDAVNLQNYVEEKLIPTWNWMVSIMDSTEAQLRYGSALSSAGDPGHPSHPLHASQHSARRERMTAREEASLRTLEGRRRAATLLTARQGMMSARGDFLNYALSLMRSHNDEHSDVLPVLDVCSLKHVAYVFQALIYWIKAMNQQTTLDTPQMDRKRNREILELGLDNEDSEHENDEDTNQSSTLQDKDEDPVPAETGQNHPFFRRSDSMTFLGCIPPNPFDVPLAEAIPLADQPHLLQPLLLQPNARKEDLFGRPSQGLYSSSYMATKGLAEASMDRNCLEVNMGSSLPSPSQILPTKMSYSANLKNVMSMETGQRSTGNQSLAEQELEASKPGPSPHDLAAQLKSSLLAEIGLTESDGPPLPSFRPHCSFMGMMISHDMLLGRWRLSLELFGRVFMEDVGAEPGSILTELGGFEVKESKFRREMEKLRNLQSRDLALEVDRDRDQLIQQTMRQLNTHFGRRCTTTPMAVHRVKVTFKDEPGEGSGVARSFYTAIALALLSNDKLPNLDCVQSVSKGMQASSTCHHDYNSNLMQRLRNRDRERERRSGGLRAGSRRDRDRDSRRQLSIDTRPFRPSSEGNPSDEPDPLPAHRQALGERLYPRVHAMQPAFASKITGMLLELSPAQLLLLLASEDSLRARVEEAMELLIAHGRENGADSILDLGLLEAPEKAQQQENRKRHGSTRSVVDMELDDPDDGDDNAPLFYQPGKRGFYSPRPGKNTEARLNCFRNIGRILGLCLLQNELCPITLNRHVIKVLLGRKVNWHDFAFFDPVMYESLRQLIRHSQAGEADAVFAAMDLAFAIDLCKEEGAGQVELLSGGVNMPVTPLNVYEYVRKYAEHRMLVVAEQPLHAMRKGLLDVLPKNALEDLTAEDFRLLVNGCGEVNVQMLISFTSFNDESGENAEKLLQFKRWFWSIVEKMSMTERQDLVYFWTSSPSLPASEEGFQPMPSITIRPPDDQHLPTANTCISRLYVPLYSSKQILKQKLLLAIKTKNFGFV from the exons ATGACATCTATACACTTCGTGGTTCACCCGCTGCCCGGGACCGAGGATCAGCTCAATGACAG gCTCCGTGAAGTTTCAGAGAAACTCAACAAATACAGCTACAACAG TCATCCACATcttagtctgctggagcaggccaccttaaaacagtgtgttgtcGGTCCAAACCATGCTGGATTTCTCCTTGAG GATGGGCGCGTGTGTCGAATCAGCTTTGCTGTCCAGCCTGATCGCCTGGAGCTCAGCAAACCGGATGGCAGCGATGG TTCAAAGTTGAGCAGTGGTTCAGGGACAGGAAGGAGCTCCAGGCCAGGCAGGACTAGTGATCCGCCCTGGTTCCTGTCTGGCTCTGACACACTTGGCAGACTGGCAGGCAACACCCTTGG GAGTCGCTGGAGCTCTGGCGTTAACGGAGGcagtggaggaggtgggagtggaggaggagcagggggaggtggagcaggaggtggcagcagtggaggaggtggaagtgGAGGTGGAGGCGGTGGTGGAGGCACGTCAGGCAGGTCATCAACAGCAGCTCGTGATTCCCGTCGACAGACCAGGGTGATCCGTACAGGAAGGGACCGTGGCTCAGGACTTCTAGGTAGCCAGCCTCAGCCTGTCATACCAGCTTCTGTCATCCCCGAAGAGCTCATTACTCAG GCCCAAGTAGTTCTTCAGGGGAAGTCCAGGAGTGTGATCATTAGGGAACTCCAGAGGACCAACCTGGATGTCAACCTCGCCGTCAACAACCTGCTGAGCcgtgatgatgaagatggagaTGATGGAGACGACACGGCCAGCGAGTCCTACCTCCCAGGAG AGGACCTGATGTCCCTGTTGGATGCAGACATTCACTCAGCTCATCCCAGTGTGATTATTGATGCTGATGCCATGTTCTCTGAGGACATCAGCTACTTTGGCTACCCCTCTTTTAGACGTTCATCACTGTCACGCCTGGGATCCTCCAGAG TTCTCCTTCTTCCCTTAGAGCGCGACTCAGAGCTGTTGCGTGAGCGTGAGTCTGTATTGAGGTTACGTGAGCGCCGGTGGCTGGATGGGGCCTCGTTCGACACAGAGCGAGGCTCCACCAGCCGTGAAGGCGAGCCCAGCTTGGACAAGAAGAGCATCCCGGTCCAGAGCCCTGTCTCCTTGGGAGAGGAGCTCCAGTGGTGGCCTGACAAG GATGGTGTGAAGTTTGTGAGCATCGGAGCAATGTTCTCAGAGCTGGTGGCAGTCAGCTCCAAAGGAGAGCTTTATCAGTGGAAGTGGAGTGAACCTGAGCCCTACAGGAATGCCCAG AATCCTTCCATTCATCACCCACGTGTGTCCTTCCTGGGCCTGGCCAATGAGAAGATCACCTTATTGTCTGCCAATAGCATCAGAGCCACTGTAGCTACAGAGACCAACAAG GTGGCCACCTGGGTGGATGACACACTGAGCACAGTAGCCTCTAAGCTGGAGCACAGTGCTCAGGCTTTCCCTGAGCTGCAGGGGGAACGTATGGTGTCACTGCACTGCTGTGCTCTCTACACATGTGCACAGCTTGAGAATAGCCTCTACTGGTG GGGTGTTGTGCCTTTTAGTCAACGGAAGAAGATGCTTGAAAAGGCCAGAGCCAAGAACAAAAAGCCAAAGTCCAGCGCTGGCATCTCCTCGATACCCAACATCACCGTGGGAACACAG GTGTGCTTGAGGAATAACCCCCTCTACCATGCTGGTGCAGTGGCCTTTTCTGTCAGTGCTGGGATTCCCAAAGTGGGCGTCCTGTTGGAGTCCGTCTGGAACATGAACGACAGTTGCAGGTTCCAGCTACGCTCGCCAGAGAGCCTCAAGAACATGGAGAAGACCACTAAGACCCAGGAAATCAA GACGGAAAGCAAGCCGGAGCTGGTTAAGACTGAGATGggtcctcctccatccccagcATCTACCTGCAGTGATACCTCTTCCATTGCTAGCAGTGCCTCACTGCCCTACA AGCGAAGGCGTTCTACTCCAGCTcccaaagaagaagagaaggtgAATGAGGAACAGTGGCCCCTCAGGGAGGTGGTGTTTGTGGAGGATGTCAAAAATGTCCCCGTGGGAAAG GTGCTTAAAGTGGATGGTGCGTATGTTGCTGTGAAGTTTCCAGGGACATCAAGCAGCATGAGCAACCAGAGCACTGCTGCTCCCACTGATTCAGACCCATCATCACTGTTACAGGACTGTAGGCTCCTCAGAATAGATGAGTTGCAG GTGGTCAAAACTGGTGGGACTCCTAAAGTTCCTGATTGTTTTCAGCGCACACCTAAAAAGCTCTGTATCCCAGAAAAGGCAGAGATTCTGGCAGTAAATGTTGACTCCAAAG gAGTCCATGCAGTTCTGAAAACTGGTAACTGGGTAAGGTACTGTATCTTTGACCTGGCCACAGGCAAAGCTGAACAGGAGAATAACTTCCCCACTAGCAACCTGGCCTTCCTGGGGCAGAGTGAGCGCAATGTTGCCATCTTCACTGCAGGACAG GAATCTCCCATCATCCTCCGAGATGGAAATGGCACAATCTACCCTATGGCCAAGGACTGCATGGGTGGAATACGAGATCCTGATTGGTTGGACCTGCCACCTATTAACAGCCTGGGAATGGGGGTGCACTCTCTGGCCAATCTCCCATCTAACTccacaattaaaaagaaagctGCTATTATTATCATGGCTGTTGAG AAACAGACGCTGATGCAGCATGTCCTGCGTTGTGACTATGAGGCGTGTCGGCAGTACCTGGTGAACCTTGAGCAGGCTTTCCTCTTGGATCAGGGCAGTCAGGCCCTTGGAGCGCTTCTTGATCATCGCTGTGATGGAAATCGCAACATCCTCCATGctgctgtctctgtctgctTCCCTGTCAGTAACAAGGAGACCAAAGAGGAGGAAG AAGCTGAAAGGTCTGAGAGGAATACATTTGCAGAACGTCTGTCTGCTGTGGAGGCAATTGCCAATGCCATCTCTGTGGTTTCAAGCAACAGTTCTGGGAACAGGACTGGCTCCTCCAGTAGCAGAGG GCTTCGTCTGAGGGAGATGATGCGGAGATCTCTAAGAGCAGCAGGCCTCGGCCGTCATGAGTCTGGCCCTTCATCCAGTGACCACCAGGACCCTGTGTCACCACCCATTGCCCCACCGAGTTGGGTCCCTGACCCCCCACCAATGGACCCTG ATGGTGACATAGACTTCATTCTAGCACCAGCTGTGGGTTCACTCACCACTGCCTCCACTGGGACCAGCCAGGGACCGAGCACTTCTACTATACCAG GGCCATCCACTGAGTCATCTGTGGTCGAATCTAAAGACAGGAAGGCCAACGCCCACCTCATCCTAAAGCTGATGTGTGACAGTGTTGTTCTGAGGCCACACCTACGGGAGCTGCTCTCTGCCAA GGATGCCCGTGGAATGACCCCATTCATGCTGGCAGTCAGTGGGCGAGCCTACCCGGCAGCTATCACTGTGCTGGAGGCTGCTCAGAAAATGGCAAAGG TTGGTGACCCTGGCATTGCCGAGAAGGAGGATGCAGATTCTGTGTTCATGGAAATGATTTGCCCCTCGGGGACCAACCCAGACGATTCACCCCTCTATGTCCTCTGCTGCAATGACACCTGCAGTTTCACTTGGACTGGAGCTGAGCACATTAACCAG GATATCTTTGAGTGTCGTACCTGTGGTCTGCTCgagtccctctgctgctgcactgaaTGTGCAAGAGTGTGTCACAAAGGACATGACTGCAA GCTGAAGAGGACATCCCCCACAGCATACTGTGACTGTTGGGAGAAATGCAAGTGTAAAACGCTGATTGCCGGCCAGAAGGCTGCTCGCCTGGATCTGCTGTACAGGTTACTCACAACCACTAACCTGGTCACGACACCAAACAGCAG GGGAGAGCATATATTACTGTTTCTGGTGCAGACTGTTGCAAGGCAGAGTGTTGAGCACTGCCAGTACAGACCACCACGTATTAGAGAAGACAGGAACCGCAAGGCTGCTAATGCAGAAG ACTCGGATATGCCAGACCATGACCTAGAACCTCCCCGCTTTGCTCAGCTGGCTCTGGAGAGGGTCCTGCAGGACTGGAATGCCCTCAAGTCTATGATCATGTTTGGTTCTCAAGAGAATAAAGATCC ACTTAGTGCCAGCAGCAGAATTGCCCACCTCCTGCCTGAAGAGCAGGTCTACTTGAATCAGCAGAGTGGCACCATTCGCCTTGACTGTTTCACCCACTGCCTCATTGTCAAGTGTGCTCCTGACATCACT TTCATAGACACCTTACTGGGTACTCTAGTAAAGGAGCTGCAGAACAAATACACTCCCGGCCGGAGAGAGGAGGCAGTCAATGTCACCAGAAGGTTCCTACGCTCTGTAGCCCGGGTGTTCGTGATCCTCAGTGTGGAGATGGCCTCATCCAAGAAGAAAAA CAACTTCATCCCCCAGCCCATTGGGAAATGTCGGAGAGTTTTCCAAGCTCTGCTACCGTATGCTGTGGAGGAGCTGTGTAATGTTGCAGAGTCACTGATTGTTCCGGTGCGAATGGGCATAGCAAGACCTACAGCTCCATTCACGTTGGCCAGCACCAGTATTGATGCTGTTCAGGGCAGTGAAGAGCTCTTCTCTGTTGAGCCTCTGCCTCCGAGACCCTCACCAGATCAGTCCAGCAG TTCCAGCCAAACAGCTGCctcttatatcatcaggaaCCCCCAGCCACGGCGCAGCAGCCAGTCTCAGCCTGCCAGAGGAAGAGACGAGGAGCAGGATGACATCGTATCAGCAGATGTGGAAGAG gttgAAGTTGTAGAGGGAGTAGCAGGTGAAGAAGACCATCATGACGACCAAGAGGAACAGGGAGAGGAAAATGCAGAGGCAGAAGGGCAGCATGATGAGCACGATGAGGATG GAAGTGACATGGAGCTGGACCTGCTggctgcagctgaaacagagaGCGACAGTGAAAGTAACCACAGCAATCAGGATAATGCTAGTGGCCGCAGGAGCGTCGTCACAGCAGCCACCGCTGGCTCTGAAGCAG GCAGTAGGGTGTCCTTGGCATTTCCTATTTTTG gTGCCAGCAGTGTCCCTGCCTTCTTTTCAGAGGACGACTCCCAGTCTAATGACTCCAGTgactcagacagcagcagcagtcagagcGACGATGTTGACCAGGAGACGTTCCTTTTAGACGAGCCCCTTGAAAGGACGACCAGCGCCTCCCATGCCAACAGTGCAGCCCAGGCTCCTCGCTCCATGCAGTGGGCTGTTAGAAACACCCCCAGCCAGAGGGCCACAGGAAGTGCTCCCACCAGCTCCTCAACACCAGCTG CAAGCTCCACAGGCCTGATATATATTGACCCTACAAACCTACGTCGCTCCAGCGCTATCAGCTctagtgctgctgctgcggcaGCAGCTCTGGAGGCCAGCAACTCCAGCAGCTATCTGACATCTGCCAGCAGCCTAGCCAGGGCCTACAGCATTGTCATCAGACAGATCTCAGACCTCATGAGTCTGATTCCCAAGTACAACCATCTAGTCTACTCACAGTACCCTGCTGCTGTTAAGCTCACTTACCAGGATGCAGTCAACTTGCAG AACTATGTCGAAGAAAAGCTGATTCCCACATGGAACTGGATGGTGTCCATCATGGATTCTACAGAGGCTCAGTTGCGGTATGGCTCAGCCCTGTCATCTGCTGGAGACCCGGGCCACCCCAGTCACCCACTTCACGCCTCTCAGCACTCTGCTCGGAGGGAGCGCATGACTGCACGTGAGGAGGCCAGCCTCCGCACTCTGGAAGGacgcag gaGAGCAGCTACCCTGCTGACAGCTCGTCAGGGCATGATGTCGGCACGGGGCGACTTCCTGAACTACGCCTTATCACTGATGCGCTCCCACAATGATGAGCACTCTGATGTGCTTCCTGTGCTCGACGTGTGCTCACTGAAACATGTAGCATATGTTTTCCAGGCTCTTATCTACTGGATTAAGGCCATGAACCAACAGACCACTTTGGATACCCCACAGATGGACAGAAAGAG GAATCGCGAGATTTTGGAACTTGGTTTGGACAATGAGGATTCTGAACATGAGAACGATGAGGACACCAATCAGA GTTCAACTCTGCAGGACAAGGATGAGGACCCGGTTCCAGCTGAAACGGGTCAGAACCACCCTTTCTTCCGGCGCTCTGACTCCATGACCTTCCTGGGCTGCATCCCACCTAACCCCTTCGATGTCCCCCTGGCTGAGGCCATTCCACTGGCAGACCAGCCCCACCTCCTGCAG CCTCTTCTCTTGCAGCCCAATGCCAGGAAGGAGGATCTGTTTGGTCGTCCCTCTCAGGGTTtgtactcctcctcctacaTGGCAACCAAAGGCCTGGCTGAGGCAAGCATGGACAGGAACTGCCTGGAGGTAAACATGGGCTCCTCTCTACCCTCCCCCTCTCAG ATCCTGCCCACTAAGATGTCTTACTCAGCCAACCTTAAGAATGTGATGAGTATGGAAACTGGCCAGAGGAGCACTGGGAACCAGTCACTTGCGGAACAGGAGCTGGAGGCTTCAAAACCGGGTCCTTCACCCCATGACCTCGCTGCCCAGCTGAAGAGCAGCCTTCTTGCAGAGATTGGCCTCACTGAGAGCGATGGACCTCCTCTGCCATCATTCAG ACCTCACTGTAGTTTCATGGGGATGATGATTTCACATGACATGCTACTAGGTCGCTGGCGTCTGTCACTGGAGCTCTTTGGTCGTGTCTTCATGGAGGATGTTGGAGCTGAACCTGGATCG ATCCTCACAGAGTTGGGTGGTTTTGAAGTAAAGGAATCCAAGTTCCGTCGGGAGATGGAGAAGCTGAGGAATCTGCAGTCCCGTGACCTGGCCCTGGAGGTGGATCGGGACCGAGACCAGCTAATACAGCAGACCATGCGTCAGCTAAACACGCACTTTGGCAGGCGTTGCACAACCACACCCATGGCCGTGCATCGGGTGAAGGTTACCTTTAAAGATGAGCCGGGCGAAGGCAGCGGCGTGGCCCGCAGCTTCTACACAGCCATCGCCCTGGCCCTCCTCTCCAACGATAAGCTGCCCAACCTTGACTGTGTTCAGAGTGTCAGCAAGGGCATGCAGGCCAGCAGTACGTGTCATCACGATTACAATTCAA ATCTAATGCAGCGCTTGAGAAACAGAGAtcgggaaagagagagaagaagtggAGGGCTTCGAGCAGGATCTCGGAGAGATCGAGACAG AGACTCGAGGAGGCAGCTGTCCATAGATACCAGGCCTTTCAGGCCTTCATCAGAGGGAAACCCCAGTGATGAGCCCGACCCCCTGCCTGCACACAGACAAGCCCTGGGTGAAAGGCTCTACCCACGTGTTCACGCAATGCAACCG gCGTTTGCCAGTAAAATCACAGGCATGTTGCTGGAGCTGTCCCCTGCCcaactgctgctgttgctggcTAGTGAGGATTCTCTCCGGGCCAGGGTAGAGGAGGCCATGGAGCTTCTCATCGCACATGGAAG GGAAAATGGTGCTGACAGCATATTGGACTTGGGTCTCCTGGAGGCTCCAGAGAAAGCACAA CAGCAGGAGAACCGTAAGCGTCATGGCTCAACACGCAGTGTGGTTGACATGGAGCTGGACGACCCAGATGACGGTGACGACAACGCTCCTCTCTTCTACCAGCCTGGGAAACGAGGCTTCTACTCTCCTCGACCTGGCAAGAATACAGAGGCCAGACTGAACTGCTTCCGTAACATTGGCAG GATATTGGGGTTATGTCTGCTTCAGAATGAACTCTGTCCAATCACATTGAACAGACATGTCATCAAAGTGCTGCTTGGAAGGAAG GTGAACTGGCATGATTTTGCCTTCTTTGACCCGGTCATGTATGAGAGCCTGCGGCAGCTGATCCGCCATTCTCAGGCTGGTGAAGCAGATGCAGTATTTGCTGCGATGGACCTGGCCTTCGCCATTGACCTCTGTAAAGAGGAGGGAGCTGGACAG GTGGAGCTTCTGTCTGGTGGAGTCAACATGCCAGTAACTCCCCTCAACGTGTATGAGTATGTGAGGAAGTACGCAGAGCACAGAATGCTGGTGGTGGCTGAGCAGCCTCTTCAT GCAATGAGGAAGGGTTTGCTAGATGTACTCCCTAAGAACGCCCTGGAGGACTTGACGGCTGAGGACTTCAGGCTGCTGGTCAACGGCTGTGGAGAAGTCAACGTCCAGATGCTCATTAGCTTCACTTCTTTCAATGATGAATCTG GGGAAAATGCAGAAAAGCTACTGCAGTTTAAACGCTGGTTTTGGTCCATAGTGGAGAAGATGAGCATGACTGAGAGGCAAGATCTG GTGTACTTCTGGACCTCCAGCCCTTCTCTGCCTGCCAGCGAGGAGGGCTTCCAGCCGATGCCCTCCATCACCATCCGGCCTCCAGATGACCAGCACCTCCCCACAGCCAATACCTGCATCTCACGTCTCTACGTGCCACTCTATTCTTCAAAACAGATACTCAAACAGAAACTCCTGCTAGCCATTAAGACCAAGAATTTTGGTTTTGTGTAG